The region TTAAAGTTTCATAGTTTACACAGAAGCACAGCTATGCTTCATAACATGAccattttgttaatattttagcTTATTTATCTAGTTaaaccaaaacttttttttacaattgttttttcGTCTGCTACACGCTTGGCACACAGGAGAATTTTCAATTGGTTGCAATCAGCCatctcaccactagatgtcactaaatccttCACACTGCACCCTTAAATGAATGCACATTAACTCCAATTCATGCTGTCAAGAGAAGGAAGCTCACTTTGGCTGTGATATTTGAATATACAGTAATGTGTTAGGTGTTGGTACACTGACAGACTCGTAACATGTACCCTGCCTCTTGCCctaatgcatgctgggataggtTCCAGTAAGCTAGATAAAGGGCATGGGGTGTTATGTGTGTACCGACCTGTCCAGGTACTGAAGGAGGTCGGTCTCTGAGCCGTCTGGCAGACTGAGAACTTTACGCAGCAAAGGCAGCAGTTGAGATCCCTCAAACCAGGTGTTACTGTTACCGggctgaggacagacagacaggccttTACTGTACCAAGGATCTTTACTTAGAAAACACTCATAAAGCTCTTACTTACTGAAtcaaaactgattaaaaaaacaacagagcaaACAGCCTACAAGAAATTTAAAATGGCATCCCACCTGCAGGGCCTTTTCTATCTGATTCTTGATGTTTTTGATGATGTAGCCTTCAACTCCTGAGTGATGACTGGTTTTCAGCATGTACCTGAAACAAGACGACCAGTAAGAGTCAATACGCTGGAgggcaaaagagagagagacatttctGGAGGAAAGATGGAACTTACTGGAAAAAATTGTACTTTGCTTGATTGTCAAACTTATCGATGCTCAGCTGCAACACCTTCAGACCTCTGGTTCTCTGTTGACGAAGAAgcaaatatgttaatatatctACTTTCAGAAAGCTTTAATTTAGAGATTATtagatgtaaataaaatgtgacttcatttcaaaactaaaataaatgcaaaagtagAAGCTTATGTTACTTTTGCGCCTACTACTAAGTGCAAAATTACCTACTAATGTGAAGACTTACCAAATCATGATCCGGACACATCGTCATGACCTTCACCAAGTTCTGAAAACAAACggttaaaacaaaaacttagCATCAGAAGAGCATCACACTTTGAGAATCACAACAGAGTAAAAACTGAGCTTTGTGTGAATAACTGTGTTCACCTGAGGGACTGTGAGAAAGGCTTTGATCTCCAGCAGATCAGCAGGCAGACTGCCGTCCTCCAAGCGCACCAGACTCTTCTCATACAGCTCCTGTGtgaaggtaaacacacatactgtacatgtgagAGTGGAAAAACTCTTTCAGGTTAcaaggaatacatttttttttttttaaatcttgcaaCTATTTAACCTCAGAAATATTTGGAAACCACAATTCAATTCTACAGCATGTTGTaaagactttgaaaaaaaaatctcatctgtaattaaatgtttcaGGTTGACTCACCAGTCCTTTCTGAATCCTGAACTCCTCAGTTCTGTCAATAAAATATACTTGTAAGTATAATGAATAAGTTGTGAGGGATTCagttcaaacacacaacacattaaCCGGTAGAACCAAGTCTGCATTTATTCAGTAAAgcagttatttatatatatatatgagtatatgGTGTGTGagtttgtccctttttttcaattgccaaaaagtaatgtaaactttttaaaatttcaTCCAACATCAATGACATATGCTTCATCTACAGATATCAGCGGCTGCTCAGTTGGACTGAAGAACTACCAAACTAACAAATGTGCCATTATAGGTGTTATTATATTAAACATCAACACTGCCATCGGTGCAACAGCACAGAACAGATAAAGTATTACTGTTGTGTATTCACCTGGACAAGAGAAGGCTAACGTGCTCCATATTACACCGCAGACAGAACACAGAACTGTAAACACAGAGGGAGTTAACGATGCATTTACATTCtgaatattatttaaacaaGTGTTCAAACAGTATGAATCATCATCAGTGTTGTCCGGTGCTAACGTATCGCCACGTTTGAAGAAACTTGTGCAGTTTATCATTGTTCCAGTGCTTTATGATAATAGTTACTTTTATCTATCTTACCTGAAAACACTGGGGAATGTATCTGCAGCCAGGTGATGGACAAACACCAGGTGAGCCAGGCTTGCCAAAGCCTCTTTAGGATATcgcacctcctcctccagaaaGCCTGGAACCTGTTTTCTCTTCAACAGAGGCTGGTTAACAAGACTGGGGACAGACTCTCCGATAGCACTGAGGGTGttctgtacaaaaaacaaacacacacacacacacacacacacacacacacacacacacacacacacacacacacacacacacacacacacacacacacacacacacacacacacacacacacacactcaccattaATATCATATCTGACCGGGTAATCTGACTAAATGTGAGTCCAGCATTGGCCCATTCAAATTGTGAGTTTTACTGACATATTACTGTAGAATTTGTAGGACCCATCACAACATTTACACTAAATTTAAATTGCAACATCAGCTCTTCCCAGGATATTATGGAGAACGGATTTGCCGTACCAAAATCTCTGTGGCAAAATTCCTGAGGGGGGACTCGGCCAGAGTTTCAGGATCCCTGAGTTGTAACTCCAGCAGAGGGTGACTCAGAGTCTTCATACAGCTGCAGAACATAAAAACACGGGGAGTCATACTTGGTATCAGACATTTTATATGCAAGTCTCAGTTGTTAATACATCAAATTTCTCACTCACAACTTTAGCAGTTCTGTCCGCAGCTCGTCCTCTTTATCGCTGCCCTGCTCACACGCCATCTTTTTCGTCCTCTCATTTCGTGCCTCACTGTTCAGGAGGTTCTGCCTGGCCTCCTGGACAAAAGGCTTGACAAAGTCTATCACATCGGTGCAGCAGCGACAAAGCAAGAAAACGTCATCCTCCTCTTGCTCCTTGGTGTGAGGTAGAGGCAGTTTGGCCACCTGGTCCAGCACAGTCGACAGGGTCATGCCCAATGACGACGCCTTACGGCTGCCCAGACACAGCAACACTGAGAGGAAATGGAAATGTCTTTACTTGAGTTGACATGTGATGTAAGTATATTACACTATACATTCAAAGAAATATTGGTTACCTTTCTGTAGAGGGTTCAACAGCAGATGGAGGCTCTCTGCTATGGCGTCAGCGTCATcctgctccagctgctccaaCAAGCCAATCAGGAGCTCTTTGGGTCTGCAGGTCTGGAAAACCACAACTCacccttaaaagaaaaaatgtcatccCAACAAACAAAAGACTCTAAGAGTCTACAAACTGCTAGGTCAGTGGATCATAACTAAGGTTGTATCTTATATACTATAATCTAatcttgtgggtttttttaactGATGAGCAGAAGAACAAACCTTTAGCAGGTGGTTGAAAATGGCAAGGCATGGAGAGAGCTTCTCATCTTCTTTCTTAAGCAGAACCTGGATCAGAGGAGGCAGCAGATTCCACCCCATACATCTCACAATGTCCTACAGAAAGAAGGATAGAGGAGTGTTTATGCGGTGCAATGTGCAACACACTTACAGTCTACGTGGTGAAACAATGGTCAGCTTTGAGTACCTGATTCTTTTCATCCAGGACAATACTGAGGACCTGTGCACTGTTTCCCTCCTCAATGCAGGTCCGCCCAGATATGGAGAACACGTCATGGTCCTCGCTGGTGTAGCTGTCATCAGACAGGCCTTGCTGTGTGAAGAGGAACAAAGAGGGATTAAAAGGGCAAGCAAGTTGATGTTGTagtcattttaagaaaaaaagaaaccccaGAGAGACTCACACATCTCTGGACCACATCACTGAGCTGCTCCAAAGCCATCCCTGCTGTTTTCAGGTAGGGTTTATCTTCACACTGAATTCCTCCAAAACAAACAGGACACTTCATGTCATAATAATGCACACCATATTACTTGATAATCAAGTGGCTCCTGATTATTGAAAGTTACTTCGTTACTTATATGTACGTACATCTTGATTGTGTTTAAGTTAAGGTCAGATAAGccctgtgcctgtgtgtgcagTAAAAAACTGGACAGTCTGCTATAAACAgagtattataatatattactgTATTAGCTTAGCGGTTAGTAGACTGAAAACAAACCTTCTTCTTTCTTGTGCTATCCTGGCTATTCAAACTCAGTCACAGACAGTACACACTGATGCCGAGTACCAGTGATAAACATGTCAATAACAACAAGGTCGATACCCACCTGACCTAACTACATGTCCCAAACAGCCCGGCGAAACGCACCACGCTAACGCTAACTGGTGAGACCGCTGCTAACCACTGGATTGTCCTTTGGCGCTTGCCGTAGAATGATACGCGTCATAGGTCAAAGTTGAAAGtgctgaaaacagaaacaacatggAGACCGAGGATGGAGGAAGCAGCGGTAAAACCTCTAAAAAGGGTTCGTTTCcataaaataacatgttttctcCTCTCGATAGTAGACTCTGTGAATATGTTTACAGTCTAACAGACTTCAGGACATAAGTTGAAACATGTTTCAGTGGTTTACACAGGTATTTTGTGAAGTTGCTCATCGGCTGGTTTACTAGCTACTCCTGGTTTATTAGCGTTTTAATAAAGCTGTTGTTTGTGTGACAGGTGAGAAACACGTCCAGTCACTGGCCGCTGAAGAAGAAGCAAGAAGGTGTGAAATCATTTCATCATACGCCATCAAACTCTGTATTTTGGTTGTATAATATTCCGCTTACTAAtatgtaattataataatacatgttaaCAAATAACAACACCAACACTCCtcctaatgtgtgtgtatttttattttttttatctttgtgtcAGGAGAGAGGTAGTAAGGGAGAAGTTAAGGGAGAAGTTTGATTTGGAGAAAAGAGCCCTGATGGTAGTGGAGCGTCTCCTGGAGGACCGGGTGGCTGAAGACTTCCTGGTTGACTGTGTATG is a window of Anoplopoma fimbria isolate UVic2021 breed Golden Eagle Sablefish chromosome 3, Afim_UVic_2022, whole genome shotgun sequence DNA encoding:
- the glmna gene encoding glomulin, FKBP associated protein a; translation: MALEQLSDVVQRCQGLSDDSYTSEDHDVFSISGRTCIEEGNSAQVLSIVLDEKNQDIVRCMGWNLLPPLIQVLLKKEDEKLSPCLAIFNHLLKTCRPKELLIGLLEQLEQDDADAIAESLHLLLNPLQKVLLCLGSRKASSLGMTLSTVLDQVAKLPLPHTKEQEEDDVFLLCRCCTDVIDFVKPFVQEARQNLLNSEARNERTKKMACEQGSDKEDELRTELLKFCMKTLSHPLLELQLRDPETLAESPLRNFATEILNTLSAIGESVPSLVNQPLLKRKQVPGFLEEEVRYPKEALASLAHLVFVHHLAADTFPSVFSSVFCLRCNMEHVSLLLSRTEEFRIQKGLELYEKSLVRLEDGSLPADLLEIKAFLTVPQNLVKVMTMCPDHDLRTRGLKVLQLSIDKFDNQAKYNFFQYMLKTSHHSGVEGYIIKNIKNQIEKALQPGNSNTWFEGSQLLPLLRKVLSLPDGSETDLLQYLDRVMESLNLLRYLVIRDKVTENQTGIWTELYKIEDTFLKPLRVGVNMSRAHYERELHDTMATKRGKAKEESVVSVSVGNEKLPNMTSESQIQALHSALHTFDMIESVLVRIEELTEVKETL